The following are from one region of the Deinococcus planocerae genome:
- a CDS encoding copper amine oxidase: MLTALALGLPTSAAALGAVQLTVTADQPAAFLNGEAATFAAPPRLIGGRAMLPLRETAALLGQTLGTGAGQVQVGRLTVDPSQGAAFLAGARQPEGSVATVGTTLYVSARLLADALGANLSVEEGGRTLTLTALREGGNPLAPQARFSTDKGVYAPGERVIFTDYPFDPDGADIVSRKWSGRQDVYFQPGTYTVTLQVANSRGLQSPPFSRTIRVEGTPLDTPLSYALKYAEPGDRFPDPGVLSYPAAPVQAVSGPSYPLLFSDSPEAPTQSGILYQDTVAGRSRLLAYHLNALGRPARLYVLARNLEPRAVEVRTERLGETAPTRIEGLLGQVTLLDYFAGAGASTLTVPSGGSVPVYASPTLGPGTGVNLLQDLTTSGRVELTFLMLEESLPPTAQVAQQLPYLQPDGRHQRGTFPNAVRSLRVNLTALPARIVIGDGQLDPAVTGVDVLTGQPQRLLGNYGVLYDLEVNGAAGTAVALSPRGGLYRGAMNVQDGPLSQTIKLPRSGNALTPDQPVLLWRSQTDRLNIDFVPASGSNLPVSLIFYRTQRPPGFGGVLKTYQP, from the coding sequence CTGCTCACCGCACTCGCGCTGGGCCTGCCCACGTCCGCCGCCGCGCTGGGCGCCGTGCAACTCACCGTCACCGCCGACCAGCCCGCCGCCTTCCTGAACGGGGAGGCCGCCACCTTCGCCGCCCCGCCGCGGTTGATCGGGGGCCGCGCCATGCTGCCGCTGCGCGAGACGGCGGCCCTGCTCGGGCAGACCCTCGGGACCGGCGCGGGGCAGGTGCAGGTCGGACGCCTGACGGTCGATCCCTCGCAGGGGGCCGCCTTCCTCGCGGGCGCCCGCCAGCCCGAGGGCAGCGTCGCCACCGTGGGCACCACCCTCTACGTGAGTGCGCGGCTCCTCGCGGACGCGCTGGGGGCGAACCTCAGCGTCGAGGAGGGGGGCCGGACCCTGACCCTCACGGCGCTGCGCGAGGGCGGCAATCCCCTCGCCCCGCAGGCCCGCTTCTCGACCGACAAGGGCGTCTACGCGCCCGGCGAGCGGGTGATCTTCACCGACTACCCCTTCGACCCCGACGGGGCCGACATCGTGAGCCGCAAGTGGAGCGGGCGCCAGGACGTGTACTTCCAGCCGGGCACCTACACCGTCACCCTCCAGGTGGCGAACAGCCGCGGCCTCCAGAGCCCGCCCTTCTCCCGCACGATCCGGGTGGAGGGCACCCCCCTGGACACGCCGCTGAGCTACGCCCTGAAGTACGCCGAACCCGGCGACCGTTTCCCCGACCCCGGGGTGCTGAGCTACCCCGCCGCGCCCGTCCAGGCCGTCTCCGGCCCGAGCTACCCCCTCCTCTTCAGCGACAGCCCGGAGGCGCCGACCCAGAGCGGCATCCTGTACCAGGACACGGTGGCGGGGCGCTCACGGCTGCTCGCCTATCACCTCAACGCGCTCGGGCGGCCCGCGCGGCTCTACGTCCTCGCGCGCAACCTGGAGCCCCGCGCGGTCGAGGTCCGCACCGAGCGGCTGGGCGAGACGGCCCCCACCCGCATCGAGGGCCTGCTCGGGCAGGTCACCCTGCTCGACTACTTCGCGGGGGCGGGGGCGAGCACCCTGACCGTCCCGTCCGGTGGCAGCGTGCCGGTGTACGCCAGCCCCACCCTCGGGCCGGGCACGGGCGTGAATCTCCTCCAGGACCTCACCACCTCGGGCCGGGTGGAACTCACCTTCCTGATGCTCGAAGAGAGCCTGCCCCCCACCGCGCAGGTCGCCCAGCAGCTTCCCTACCTCCAGCCCGACGGGCGCCACCAGCGCGGCACCTTTCCGAACGCGGTGCGGTCCCTGCGGGTGAACCTGACCGCCCTCCCCGCCCGCATCGTGATCGGGGACGGGCAGCTCGACCCCGCCGTCACCGGGGTGGACGTGCTCACCGGCCAGCCCCAGCGCCTGCTCGGCAACTACGGCGTCCTGTACGACCTGGAGGTGAACGGCGCGGCGGGCACGGCGGTCGCCCTCAGCCCGCGCGGGGGTCTGTACCGCGGCGCGATGAACGTGCAGGACGGACCGCTGTCTCAAACGATCAAGCTGCCCCGCAGCGGCAACGC